In Luxibacter massiliensis, a single genomic region encodes these proteins:
- a CDS encoding cold-shock protein yields MNKGTVKWFNAQKGFGFITNSDNGEDVFVHFSGIASDGYKSLDEGQEVVFDIIEGNRGPQATNVTTA; encoded by the coding sequence ATGAACAAAGGTACAGTAAAATGGTTTAACGCACAAAAAGGATTTGGTTTCATCACAAACAGTGATAACGGGGAAGATGTATTTGTACATTTTTCAGGTATTGCTTCTGACGGCTACAAGAGCCTGGACGAAGGGCAGGAAGTTGTTTTTGACATTATAGAGGGAAACCGTGGGCCTCAGGCTACCAATGTAACGACTGCATAA